A portion of the Paenibacillus hamazuiensis genome contains these proteins:
- a CDS encoding phage tail assembly chaperone has product MSDLRVFYAQNAAIDITEEVVVSERFKDEQGQPVPWKLRSMTEAENEECRKAATRRVKGKNGMYVPETNSEEYIARLVVASVVFPNLKDAELQSSYGVLGAENLLRKMLLPGEYTTLIQKVQELNGFDQDINELVDDVKN; this is encoded by the coding sequence ATGAGCGACTTACGTGTTTTCTATGCGCAAAACGCAGCCATCGACATTACGGAAGAGGTTGTCGTCTCCGAACGGTTCAAGGATGAGCAGGGACAGCCGGTTCCCTGGAAACTTCGGAGCATGACCGAAGCGGAAAACGAGGAGTGCCGCAAGGCGGCTACGCGCCGAGTAAAAGGTAAAAACGGGATGTATGTTCCGGAGACGAACTCCGAGGAATATATCGCCCGCCTGGTTGTCGCGAGTGTCGTTTTCCCTAACCTTAAGGATGCCGAACTTCAAAGTTCCTACGGGGTCCTCGGCGCAGAAAACCTTCTGCGGAAAATGCTGCTCCCCGGGGAGTATACGACCCTTATTCAAAAGGTACAGGAGCTTAACGGGTTCGATCAGGATATCAACGAGCTTGTCGATGACGTAAAAAACTGA